The following nucleotide sequence is from Triticum dicoccoides isolate Atlit2015 ecotype Zavitan chromosome 7B, WEW_v2.0, whole genome shotgun sequence.
ACATGATTGGGGAACACGTTACAGTATAATCAAGGGAATTTGCTATGGGTTATGCCAGCTTCATGAAGAAATTGATAAGCCTATTATTCACCTGGATTTGAAACCAGCAAACATATTGCTCGATGACGTCATGACACCAAAAATCACAGACTTCGGTCTGTCAAGTCTACTTGACCAACAACAAACTATTTGCACATCATCACGCGACGGAACATTGTAAGTTAATGCCACTAGGCATAAGAAAAAGTTTGTTCTAATTGTGGTCACTTTAACACATTAAAATTGTATACTTGTTGTGATCAGTGGTTACATGGCACCAGAATTTTTACATGGAGGTACAATTACACCAAAGTTAGACATATTCAGTTTGGGTGTAATAATCTTGGAGGTAATAACAGGACGTAAGGACTACCCAGACGTTACGACAGCACCTCCAGATGACTTTATCGACTTTGTAAGGAAATAATATTTTGCATTTCAAAATGAAGTTCTTTGTTACAATTTACCTTCTGCGTGCTAACATTGTAGATGTTTACTCTGTTTGTTTTGTACCCACAGACACTTAAGGAATGGAGAAATGTGTTACAGAGATCACCAGAGGATGTATCGCTAGAGTTTTGCCGTCAACAAATGAAGAGAATAATCTTGGAGGTATCAACAAGGCGCAGGCACTACCCAGACGATGCTACAACACCTAAAGATGAATTTATCGAGCTTGTAAGGAAATTATGTTTCTTATTTCATAATGGGGGTCTTTGTTTCATAGAAAGGATGTTGCATTTTACCTTTTGCATACTAACATTCTATAAGTTTGTTTTGATTTCACCGACActtgataaacatagacatgtgttgcagAGATTTCCTGGGCATGTGTCCCTACAAACAGATTGTGAACAAATAAAGACATGCATCCAGGTAGGTATGATATGTGTGAATCCTGACCGCACCAAGAGGCCTCAGATAAAAAGGGTCATCAGGATGCTCCAAGGATCAGAGAGTATCGACTACGGCATTAGCAACAAGGCAATGTAATCGACAAGACAGGTATATTTGATATTTCCTAGCTTTTTTATTCTCTTTTAGCAACTAGAAGATGTCATCGCACCCTGTTAAAAATACAGGCTAAACTTGTAAGGTAGTATCTAAGGTATGTAACTAGTATCTAATAAGTAGCTGGCATCCATATGCAGTATTGTGAGCTGACCCTTGTAAGAGAGCCTGGATGGGGATCATGATGGAAGGGGTGGAGAAGAAGATTGGCTTGCCCCGAAGGAGTCATTCTTTAGGTGGCAAAAACGACAAATTTGACCTATGAACGAAATAAAATCACAAAATGAACTGTTGGCGAAAAAATTTCATCCGATTGACCCTTTTGTGTAACGCCCAACATTTAGGCATCACACTATACTGTGCAGCGTCTAGCTAACATGCGTTACACATCTGGCCAACGTCGCACCCTAAGTTATTTAAAAAAGCTAAGTCAGTGTGCAACGCCTAAAAGCTAGGCGCTACACTATACAGTGTAACGCCTAGTGTGTAGGCGTTGCACGAGACCGAGTCTCTAGCAGCAGCTCGTAGCGTAGGGGGTGCATGGTAGCGCCATGTATGTGCCGGATGTAGGGCTGCAGGCATAACGGAAATGCGCAGATGTGCAATGGATGTCCCTGTCCGACTGCCCGTCATGTGTCAAATTTAAATCCAGAGATGGATGTGCAGGGCTAGCTAGGGCAGGCCTAGGGTGGTGAGGCTAGGGGCTAGGGGGAGATGGGATTTGCATGGGGCGGCCGCGTACCACATGCACTGCGGCCACTAGTGCAAATAGTGCAGAGCCTAGGGCCACGTACCACCACCTGACATGCACTGCGGTCACTAGTGTAGATAGTGCAGCGCCTATACGCTAGGCGTTACACTGCACAGTAtagcgcctagctctcaggcgttgCACGCTAACTTGGCATTTTTCACGTAGTATATGTGAACGGGAGAAAGAATGAGCAATCCACCTTAGTTGGTGTTGTGGTTGATCTCTGTTTATATAGGGCAAGTACAGAGGGAGCGCCGAGCGCTAGCGAGAACGCGTGGTCGATCGTGGTGATCGTGTACAGGGGCATACAGGCGCATGCAGAACGTGGACGAGCGGGGGTTCTATCTATACAACTAACACCCCGCCGCAGTTGAAGCATCCGGTGGCCGGATGCATAAACTGGAACGAAAATCTTGAAACGCCGTGGGCGGGAGTCCTTTGGTGAGCACGACCGCGAACTGCTGCTTGGTTGGCACATGGAGCATGCGGAGCTTGCCGAGAGCCACCTGTTCGCGGATGAAGTGGATATCCAGCTCTATGTGCTCGTCCTTCGATTGTGAACTGGGTTGGCAGACATGTACACCGAGGAGATGTTGTGGCAGAACACCACGCTCGCTTTGGGCATGGGAATGGAGAGCTCCGCCAAGAGTTGTCGAAGCCAGCAGCATTTCGCAACGGCGTTGGCGGCAGCGCGGTACTCTGCCTCCGCGCTCGAGCGGGACACGGTGGCCTGGTGTTTTGACGACCAGGAGATGAGGGAGTCGCCGAGGTACACGGCGTAGCCGAACGTCGAGCGGCGTgtgtcggggcagccggcccagtccGCGTCGGAGTAGGCCACAAGGTCGAGTGACGACGCGCGCTGGAGGTGGAGACCATGAGAAGTGGTGCCCCGCAGGTAGCGCAGCACCCTTTTGGCGAGGGCGAGGTGTGGTGCTCGCGGATCGTGCATGACCAGACAGCATTGCTGTACCGCATAAGCGATGTCAAGGCGTGTCATGCACATGTACTGGAGGGCACCCACGATGATGCGGTACTCTGTTGGGTCCGGAACAGGTGCCCCGTCGACAGCAGAGAGCTTGCCGTGCGTGTCAACATGCGTGGGCAGCGGCTTGTAGGACGACATGTTGGCGCGTTCGAGAAGCTCCTCAGCGTACTTCTGTTGGGAGAGGAAGAAGTCATGTGCCGTGCGGGTGATGGCGATCCCGAGGAAGTAGTGGAGGGGGCCGAGGTCCTTCATGGAGAACTCGCCGGAGAGTTGTCGCTGCAGGTGTTGAAGAAGAGCCGTCGACGAGGCTGTGaggacaatgtcgtcgacgtagagaaGGAGGTAGGCGTCCCCGGCGCTGCAGTGAAGCATGAACAGCGAGGGATCCGCGCGCGAGCTGACGAAGCCGAGCTGGCGCGCGAAGGCTGTGAACCGGGCGAACCACGCGGGCGGTGCCTGTTTGAGGCCGTACAACGACTTGTCGAGGAGGCACACGTGCTCGGGGTGGCGCGCGTCGATGAAGCCTGCCGGTTGTTGACAGTAGACGCGCTCGGCGAGGCGCTCATGGAGAAAGGCGTTGTTGACGTCCATTTGATGGACTGGCCAGTTGCGCGTGGCAGCAATGGTGAGGACGACGCAGATCGTGGCGGCCTTGACGACGGGAGAGAACGTCTCGTCGAAGTCCACGCTGGGTCGTTGAGAGAACCCGCGCAGGACCCAGCATGCTTTGTACCGTTCGAGCGACCCATCCGCCTTGAACTTGTGGCGAAACAGCCATTTGCCGATGACGGTGTTGACGCCGGGCGGCCGTGGCACGAGCAGCCAGGTTGCATTCTCCATCAGCGCCATGTACTCCACCTGCATAGCAGACAGCCAACATGGATCTTGCAAAGCAGAGCGCACCGATCGGGGTATGGGTGAGATGGCTGTGTCGGCGACAGTGGCCGTGAGATTGTCGGCATATTTGGGGTTGGGCAGTGGTGGAGGGGTGCTGTTGCGGGGGTGGTGGGTATGCTCCTGGGAGGGGAGCGATTGGTGACTGGATCGGTGTTGCTGGGAGGGGAGCGATCGGCTGTCGGTGTGGGTGCCGCAGGCGAGGAAGGTGCGGACGGAGCTGGGCTGGCGGGAGGGGTGCGATCGACCACCGGGTCGACAGCGTCCGGTCGAGGGAGTCGACGGCGGGATGACCTAGGCGTTGGTGCCACAGATCACGCGAGACCGCGGTGAGCGCAGGGTGAGCATGGGTCGGTGGCGTGTAAGGCATGGGGTAGAGCTCGTCGCTGGCATCATTACAGCGGAGGATCACCTTCCTCGTTCTTCGATCCTTGAAAGAGAAGCCAAgatcatcaaactccacattaacTGGGTTATCACGGGAGAGAGCTTTAACAGAGAGTAGGTTTTTGATGAGATGGGGAGAGACGAGGATGTTATTGAGGTGGAGCGGGGCGGTGGGTGTAGGTATGGTGGTGTGACCGGTGTGCGCTACTGCAAGCGATGATCCGTCGCCGACTACTATGCGATGAGAGGAGCAAGGGTTTGCGGAGGAGAGTATACCTGACGACGACGCCATGTGCGATTAAGCGCCTGTGTCCAGGTACCAGTCGGTGCCCGGGGGGGACGGCTGCCGCTGCTGCACCATCATGTTGTTGATCGCGGCGATGAGGGCGCTCTGGTACCACGCCGTGGTTGAGGACGAAGGCGGGGGAGTAGAGGCAGCCGCGGCGTTGTAGAGCGGGTGTGGGGGCATGGTTGGGTACCATGCAGTGGGCGGGGCAGTGTCGCAGGCACCGGGCGCGGTCGCGTGGTGCGTGGCTGAGCCGGCGAACGGAGCAACCCCTCCAGGGCGTGGCCCAAGGATGCTAGAGCCGGGAGCGTGGGGGCGCCATGGCATAGGCCATGCATGCACCATGCCGGTCCACGGAGCGGTTGCAGGAGCAGCAGGGCGAGGAGCTGGGGTGCCCCCGCTGGAGTTGTTGCCCCTCCCGCGGCCGCGTCGACCACCGCCCTGTCCGCGGTTGGTGTCGCCGCCCTATCCAGCGGCAGCGGGGCccccagggttgttggtgttggctGGGGCCCGAGAAGCATGGAGGGCCGTGTCGGTGTTGGTGTCGGTGGCGAGCCGGCTCTCCTCAAGGAGAAGAAAGGCGCAGCAACGTAGGAGCGACGGGAAGGGAGTCTGCATGGTGAGAATTGGCACGACATACCTGAACCGGGGGTGGAGCCCACGGATCATGTTGAGAACCTGATCGCGGTCATCAACGGCGGCACCGAGCTCGGCGAGGCGATCGGCACAGTCTTTGAGACGCGCGAAGAAGGAGAGGATGGAGGAGCCGCCTTGTTCGATGCGCCGGAACTCGGTGGAGAGCACCACCACCTGATGCTCGGCGTTCTCCTGGAAGAGGCTACAGATGCAGCTCCAGACGGCAGCGGCCGTGGCGCCGCGCTGGTGGATCAGGCCAAACACCTCCGGAGTGACGCGGTTGTACAGCCATGAGACGATGTGAGCATCGTCCTGGAGCCAGAAGGGGTCCTGTGGCTGCGGCGGCCCGGTGAGGTGGTCGCTGACCGCCTGCTTCTGGAACATCACCTCAAACAAGGTGTGCCAGTGGGAGAAATTGGGAGGGTTTAGCGACAGGACGATTGGgacgtggtggttgatgaagatacCCGCCAATGGAGAGACAGGAGGCGGTGCTGTGGAGGTGGAGGCGCCGGCATCGGAGACGAAGAGCGCTCCGCGGTTGAAGGCGGAGGGGGTCAGGAGAGCTGGGTTGGGGGTTGGGTCACCGGCGTGGCCGGCGAGCAAGGTGCGCCGTCAGTGCCACTGCCAGGACGTGGCAGAGGAGGTGGGGGAGGTGGCGGCATCGACATGGCTCGGCGAAGCAGTTGAAAGAGAATGGGCAGCGGAAGAGGTCTATAGACGGGAGAGAGGTCCAACTTCTGATACCATGTGGACGGGAGAAAGAATGAGCAATTCACCTTAGGTGGTGTTGTGGTTGATCTCTGTTCATATAGGGCAAGTACAGAGGGAGCGCCGAGCGCTAGCGAGAGCGCGTGGTCGATCGTGGTGATCGTGTACAGGGGCATGCAGGCGCATGCAGAACGTGGGCGAGCGGGGGTTGTATCTATACAACTAACAGTATAGAATATGATGTTGGCCAGACGTGTAGCGCCTATCAGTCAGGCGCTGCACAGTGTAATGTGACGTCTAAATGCGGGCGTTACACAAAAGGGTCAACCGGGTGAAATTTTTTCGTCTCAACAGTTTATTTTGTGATTTGGTTTTGCCTACAGGTCAAATTTGTCGTTTTTGCCCCTTTAGGTAGTTCTCGCCCGGTCGTTGGTTCAGAGATATAGAGGGCTAATAAAAACGCTCACGTGTAGGCATTATTTAATTCCCTTTCGATGTTTGGTCTTGCAGCCTAGCCAGTATGATGTCATTGGCTGCTGAGTGGTGTCGTTGGCTCCTTCACCGGTCTTCCTTTTGTGTGTGCAGCTTATGTCTTTCCGCACCATTATCCTTGTTTGGAAAACAAGTTTCTCATTGGAACACAACCCAACCGCTTTCacgactttatttttcttgttttcaTATGGTTTTTCATACTTTTTTACTTCCTTATATTCCATTTCGCCACTTAAATCTAAGCACAAGATATCAGGACAATAAGGGGAATCATTTGGTTCTCTTACAAAATGATGCACAATGGAATCGCTACAAAATAAAGTTCACATGGTTAATGGTTTGCAATCCTAATAAGAATTAAATGGAG
It contains:
- the LOC119339789 gene encoding cysteine-rich receptor-like protein kinase 6, producing MGDIKHSYRPAQRFWNPKHRREDSSSTSKRPMTPIDDGAAPYSQPAHPRPQYIPYQELRQVTDNFSDDRIIGHGGFSVVYKGVMPNGEIIAVKKIVSSFMPGLQKQFESEVCHLMMLRHPNIVRCVGYCYEVRYACLPYNGKYVFAETAERLLCLEYMTKGSLDEYLSDKSTRHDWGTRYSIIKGICYGLCQLHEEIDKPIIHLDLKPANILLDDVMTPKITDFGLSSLLDQQQTICTSSRDGTFGYMAPEFLHGGTITPKLDIFSLGVIILEVITGRKDYPDVTTAPPDDFIDFTLKEWRNVLQRFPGHVSLQTDCEQIKTCIQVGMICVNPDRTKRPQIKRVIRMLQGSESIDYGISNKAM